One part of the Microtus ochrogaster isolate Prairie Vole_2 chromosome 16, MicOch1.0, whole genome shotgun sequence genome encodes these proteins:
- the Map3k8 gene encoding mitogen-activated protein kinase kinase kinase 8: MEYMSTGSDEKEEIDLLIKHLNVSEVIDIMENLYTSEDPAVYEPSLITMCPDSNQNKECSESLLGSGPEVPWLSSVRYGTVEDLLAFANHISNTAKHFYGHRPQESGILLNMVISPQNGRYQIDSDVLLVPWKLTYRNIGSGFIPRGAFGKVYLAQDMKTKKRMACKLIPVDQFKPSDVEIQACFRHENIAELYGAILWGDTVHLFMEAGEGGSVLEKLESCGPMREFEIIWVTKHVLKGLDFLHSKKVIHHDIKPSNIVFMSTKAVLVDFGLSVQMTEDVYLPKDLRGTEIYMSPEVILCRGHSTKADIYSLGATLIHMQTGTPPWVKRYPRSAYPSYLYIIHKQAPPLEDIAGDCSPGMRGLIEAALERNPNHRPGAADLLKHEALNPSPEDQPRCQSLDSALFERKRLLSRKELELPENIADSSCTGSTEESEVLRRQRSLYIDLGALAGYFNIVRGPPTLEYG; encoded by the exons ATGGAGTACATGAGCACTGGAAGTGACgagaaagaagaaattgatttattaattaagcatttaaatgtgTCGGAAGTCATAGACATAATGGAAAACCTTTACACGAGTGAAGATCCTGCAGTGTACGAGCCCAGTCTGATAACCATGTGTCCCGACAGTAATCAAAACAAAGAGTGCTCAGAGTCGCTGCTTGGGAGTGGCCCCGAGGTGCCCTGGCTGTCATCTGTCAGATACGGGACGGTGGAGGATCTCCTTGCATTTGCAAACCATATATCTAACACCGCAAAGCATTTTTATGGACACCGACCTCAAGAATCTggaattttattaaatatg GTCATCAGCCCCCAGAATGGACGCTACCAGATCGACTCGGATGTTCTCCTTGTCCCTTGGAAGCTGACGTACCGGAACATCGGCTCTGGTTTCATTCCTCGGGGGGCCTTTGGAAAAGTGTACTTAGCCCAAGACATGAAGACCAAGAAAAGAATGGCATGCAAACTG ATCCCTGTGGATCAGTTTAAGCCATCGGATGTGGAGATCCAGGCCTGCTTCCGGCATGAGAACATTGCTGAATTGTATGGTGCCATCTTATGGGGTGATACTGTTCATCTCTTCATGGAAGCAGGCGAGGGGGGCTCCGTTCTGGAAAAGCTGGAGAGCTGTGGGCCCATGAGAGAATTTGAAATTATTTGGGTGACAAAGCACGTTCTCAAGGGACTCGATTTCCTGCACTCCAAGAAAGTGATCCACCATGATATTAAAC CCAGTAATATCGTATTCATGTCTACAAAAGCTGTTTTGGTAGATTTTGGCCTAAGTGTTCAAATGACTGAAGATGTCTATCTTCCCAAGGATCTCCGAGGAACAGAG ATCTACATGAGCCCCGAGGTGATTCTGTGCAGGGGCCATTCCACAAAAGCAGACATCTACAGCCTGGGGGCCACGCTCATCCACATGCAGACAGGCACCCCGCCCTGGGTGAAGCGGTACCCGCGTTCGGCCTATCCTTCCTACCTGTACATA ATCCACAAGCAGGCCCCTCCCCTGGAAGACATTGCTGGTGACTGCAGTCCAGGCATGAGGGGACTGATAGAAGCTGCCCTGGAGAGGAACCCCAACCACCGCCCAGGAGCAGCCGACCTACTGAAACATGAAGCCCTGAATCCCTCTCCAGAGGACCAGCCAAGATGTCAGAGTCTGGACTCTGCCCTCTTTGAACGGAAGAGGCTGCTGAGCAGGAAGGAGCTGGAACTTCCTGAGAACATTGCTG ACTCTTCCTGCACGGGCAGCACCGAGGAGTCTGAGGTGCTCCGGAGGCAGCGTTCCCTCTATATAGACCTCGGAGCTTTGGCCGGCTACTTCAATATTGTCCGGGGGCCACCAACCCTGGAATATGGCTGA